The Pseudomonas fragi DNA window ATGCTGACCCGTACATGGTTGGTGCCCACCGCACTGACCGTGACATTACCGGTGGTCAGGCCCGGTGCCGCCGCCGGATACCCATTGGGGTTGGCCGGCAGGCCGTAAACCGCTACGTTCTTGGTCTGCGATACAAGCGCAGCGTTGAGGTCCAGCGTGCCCAGGGTGGCGTTCCACGCCTGGCTGGCCGCATAACGGCCGGCATCACGGCTGGCCTGTTGCAGGCTGTTGTACTGGAACAGCATGCGGCCGAACTCGGCGAAGGCCAGCATCAGCAACACCAGCAGCGGCAGGGTCAGTGCCAGCTCGACCATCGCCAGACCCCGCTGGGCGCGGGCCGACCTGAATCCACAGCGTCTCATGAGACCTCCTAGGAGTCGGTGCTCGGCGTCTGGTTGTTGTCGATATAGGTTTTGTACAACTGGATGATCTGTGGCCCGACGTTAGCCGCAGGGTTGGGGCCAGGCACGTTATCGCCTTCACACACGCTGACGAACTGGCCGAA harbors:
- a CDS encoding TadE/TadG family type IV pilus assembly protein; amino-acid sequence: MRRCGFRSARAQRGLAMVELALTLPLLVLLMLAFAEFGRMLFQYNSLQQASRDAGRYAASQAWNATLGTLDLNAALVSQTKNVAVYGLPANPNGYPAAAPGLTTGNVTVSAVGTNHVRVSIAYTFVPALGSAIPALYGSSVPLGLLLTSTVVMRAL